From a region of the Flavobacterium branchiarum genome:
- a CDS encoding sugar-binding protein, translated as MNQEIKNYEVNSIPKNELIISGKGDSHLWNKATALDDFISPWDSKLPARIAFKALWDLEQLFFCFTVYDTEIHIEKKDNSKESIGNSDRVELFFRPDNTLNPYYCLEIDATARIMDFIAYPNKNFNFDWSWPKEELLVKSSINKDCFIVEGAISIASLKQFNLIKNNQIEAGVFRAKYVKGDSDSYEPTWITWVNPVTETPNFHILSSFGVLTLKE; from the coding sequence ATGAATCAAGAAATTAAGAACTACGAAGTAAATTCGATACCAAAAAATGAATTGATTATTTCAGGAAAGGGAGATTCTCATTTATGGAATAAGGCAACTGCTCTAGATGATTTTATTTCACCTTGGGATTCTAAATTGCCTGCTCGAATTGCGTTTAAAGCACTATGGGATTTGGAGCAATTGTTTTTTTGTTTTACAGTTTACGATACCGAAATTCATATCGAAAAGAAAGATAACAGTAAGGAAAGTATTGGGAACTCAGATAGGGTAGAGCTATTTTTTAGACCTGATAATACGCTAAATCCATATTATTGTCTAGAAATAGATGCTACTGCCAGAATTATGGATTTTATAGCTTATCCCAATAAGAATTTTAATTTTGATTGGTCTTGGCCAAAAGAGGAGTTGTTAGTTAAATCATCAATAAATAAGGATTGTTTTATTGTGGAAGGAGCAATAAGTATTGCTTCTTTAAAACAGTTTAATTTAATCAAGAATAACCAAATTGAGGCAGGTGTTTTTAGAGCAAAATACGTTAAAGGCGACAGCGATAGTTATGAGCCTACTTGGATTACTTGGGTGAATCCTGTTACTGAAACACCCAATTTTCATATTCTATCTTCGTTTGGAGTCTTAACTTTGAAAGAATAA
- a CDS encoding RagB/SusD family nutrient uptake outer membrane protein has translation MKKIFLLFITLIFLTSCELEREPYGSYTKDKIMKDKEAAVEVLLNGCYAQLKNWSDVMHRVGEYPGDNIMIRGASTDPFFTFISYQHTPINDRLSTFWNNSYKVISQSSDLMKMISEGESPKMDQQLGEAYYLRGMLYFYLVKTYGRPYAQSPETNLGVPIVNGLPADLVNINLPDRATVKAGYEQAISDLKKGEALMTENRKASYATKEAAQAMLSRVYLYMSGTYEIPNQQYADLSIEYANKVIASGRYNLLGRNDFMKYNTFAPDASGQTETIFAVKRVASEYSGSDHYYGIGGMYANIQGQGWGEMYASAKYLDLLRKSGLKKDARWAFVDPQYALDKSNNKTDAFRFITDVFNAAGVQTDYNYVQQPLKTNPNGSYYITIADVNYNLTPVNAAENSYSIVYGGKTYVGEKDYMMLLNRVYPMYYITKASLQDNSSHLHSPTISRLAELYLNMAEAYAKKGDYQNAVTNLNKIRERAIVGGGYTSLTSTNAAQLIDEERQLELAFEAHRGYDVYRNGQTMTRHYPGPHSPMIDYPATSLRVVQYIPQSEINAYPGTLTQNP, from the coding sequence ATGAAAAAAATATTCTTATTATTTATTACTCTTATTTTTCTAACTTCATGTGAGTTGGAGCGTGAACCATATGGTTCATACACAAAAGACAAAATCATGAAGGATAAAGAAGCTGCTGTTGAAGTACTTCTTAACGGATGTTACGCACAACTTAAGAATTGGTCAGATGTTATGCATCGTGTAGGTGAATATCCAGGAGATAATATCATGATTAGAGGAGCATCTACTGATCCTTTCTTCACTTTTATCTCTTATCAACATACACCAATTAACGATAGATTATCTACTTTTTGGAATAATAGCTACAAAGTTATCTCACAATCAAGTGATTTAATGAAAATGATTTCTGAAGGAGAAAGCCCTAAAATGGATCAACAATTAGGAGAAGCCTATTACTTAAGAGGAATGCTATATTTCTATCTTGTTAAAACATATGGTAGACCTTATGCCCAATCACCAGAAACAAACTTAGGTGTGCCAATTGTAAATGGATTACCAGCTGATTTGGTTAACATTAATCTTCCTGATAGAGCTACTGTTAAAGCGGGCTATGAGCAAGCAATAAGCGACCTTAAAAAAGGAGAAGCTTTAATGACTGAAAACAGAAAAGCATCTTATGCAACCAAAGAAGCTGCACAAGCAATGCTTTCTAGAGTGTATTTATACATGAGTGGTACATATGAAATACCAAATCAACAATATGCTGATTTGTCTATTGAATATGCTAACAAAGTAATTGCTAGCGGTCGTTACAATTTACTTGGTAGAAATGACTTTATGAAATACAATACTTTTGCTCCTGATGCAAGCGGACAAACTGAAACTATATTTGCTGTTAAAAGAGTAGCATCAGAATACTCAGGTTCAGATCATTATTATGGTATTGGTGGTATGTATGCTAATATACAAGGGCAAGGCTGGGGAGAAATGTATGCAAGCGCAAAATACCTGGACTTATTACGTAAATCTGGACTTAAGAAAGATGCAAGATGGGCTTTTGTCGATCCTCAATACGCATTAGACAAATCCAATAATAAAACAGATGCATTTCGTTTTATTACAGATGTATTTAATGCTGCAGGAGTTCAAACTGACTATAACTATGTGCAACAACCACTTAAAACTAATCCAAATGGTAGCTATTATATAACTATTGCTGATGTAAACTACAACCTTACACCTGTAAATGCTGCAGAAAATAGTTATTCAATTGTTTATGGAGGTAAAACATATGTAGGTGAAAAAGATTATATGATGTTATTAAATCGTGTATACCCGATGTACTACATCACAAAAGCTTCTTTGCAAGACAATAGCTCGCACTTACATTCGCCTACTATTTCAAGATTAGCCGAACTGTATTTGAATATGGCAGAAGCTTATGCTAAAAAAGGAGATTATCAAAATGCTGTTACTAATTTAAATAAAATTAGAGAAAGAGCAATTGTAGGTGGAGGATATACTTCATTAACTAGTACAAATGCAGCGCAACTTATTGATGAAGAGCGTCAATTAGAACTTGCATTTGAAGCGCACCGTGGTTACGATGTGTACAGAAATGGACAAACAATGACTCGTCATTATCCAGGACCTCACTCTCCGATGATAGATTATCCAGCAACAAGTCTAAGAGTAGTACAATATATTCCTCAATCGGAAATAAATGCTTATCCAGGGACTTTAACTCAAAATCCATAA
- a CDS encoding FN3 domain-containing metallophosphoesterase family protein, which produces MKEEKNSRRSFLTKAIVGLSGSVVATGLPLSAFASNQDSEPLDTAHTFLTKPYLQAPTIDGITIMWLTNQFCLNWIEYGETEKLGTKAEQCTHGMMNTNSRINTVTLANLKPNTNYFYKVFSKQIVDFRPYKITFGDTINSETYSFKTLNPKPKEVSWLVLNDIHDRPESFKELLQLNQNKPYDFVFLNGDMFDYQTDENQIINHLLNPCSLFSTEKPFMFVRGNHETRGKYSRNLLDYYYNYDKKEYYSFKMGPVFTIVLDTGEDKKDSHPVYGGTVNYDSYREEQAIWLEKQMKSKAFKNAPFRVVMMHIPHYHSDEEHGTTECRRLFGPLFEKYKIDLFVAGHTHEYGMFEPNNEHSYHYVIGGGPETGNRTLIRIDATSKVLNLQMLNDSGKEIGLFTLNSKR; this is translated from the coding sequence ATGAAAGAAGAAAAAAACTCTCGTCGGTCTTTCCTAACAAAAGCAATAGTAGGTCTTTCGGGTTCTGTTGTTGCGACTGGATTGCCTCTATCTGCATTTGCATCAAATCAAGACTCAGAACCATTAGACACTGCCCATACCTTTTTAACAAAGCCCTATCTTCAAGCTCCTACAATTGATGGCATTACAATTATGTGGCTTACCAACCAATTTTGTTTGAATTGGATAGAATATGGTGAAACCGAAAAACTAGGAACAAAAGCCGAACAATGTACACACGGCATGATGAATACCAATTCTAGAATTAATACTGTAACGCTAGCAAACCTTAAACCAAATACCAACTATTTCTACAAAGTTTTCTCGAAACAAATTGTAGATTTCCGACCTTATAAAATTACTTTTGGAGATACAATAAATAGTGAAACCTATTCCTTTAAAACTCTCAATCCTAAACCAAAAGAAGTCAGTTGGTTAGTTTTAAATGATATTCACGATCGTCCAGAATCTTTTAAGGAACTATTACAACTCAATCAGAACAAGCCCTATGATTTTGTTTTTTTGAATGGAGATATGTTTGACTATCAAACTGATGAAAACCAAATCATCAATCACTTACTGAATCCATGCAGTTTATTTTCAACAGAAAAACCTTTTATGTTCGTAAGAGGAAACCATGAGACAAGAGGTAAATATTCTAGAAATCTATTAGACTATTATTACAATTATGACAAGAAAGAGTATTATAGTTTTAAAATGGGACCCGTTTTTACAATTGTTTTAGATACGGGTGAGGACAAAAAAGATTCCCACCCCGTATATGGTGGTACTGTTAATTATGATTCGTATCGTGAAGAACAAGCTATTTGGTTAGAGAAACAAATGAAATCTAAAGCTTTTAAGAACGCTCCATTTCGCGTAGTAATGATGCATATCCCCCATTATCACTCGGATGAAGAACATGGAACAACTGAATGTCGCAGGTTATTTGGACCTTTATTCGAGAAATATAAAATCGATTTATTTGTTGCTGGACATACCCACGAATACGGAATGTTTGAACCAAATAATGAGCACTCTTATCATTATGTAATTGGTGGCGGACCAGAAACAGGAAATAGAACTTTAATACGAATTGATGCCACCTCCAAAGTTTTAAATCTACAAATGCTAAATGATTCGGGAAAAGAAATTGGATTATTTACACTTAATAGTAAAAGATAG
- a CDS encoding RagB/SusD family nutrient uptake outer membrane protein, producing MKKIFTLFIIISFLVSCDLEREPNDSYTKDKIMKDREAAVEVLLNGCYAQLKNWSDIMHSAGEYPSDNIMIRGTSTGVSFSFISYQHIPNNGSLSAFWNNSYKIISQSSDLMKMVSEGENLKMDQKLGEMYYLRGTIYFYLCRIYGRPYSQSPETNLGVPIINGMPEDVNNINLPDRATVKATYEQAINDLKKGEALMNENRTAAYATKQAAQAMLSRIYLYMSGTYETPNQEYADLSIEYANKVISSGRYNLLSRANFMKYNTFAPDASGQTETIFAIKRVASEYSGSDYYNSIGGMYANIQGQGWGEMYASAKYLDLLRKSGLKKDARWAFIDPQYTLDGSNNKTTAFRFVVDVFNTAGQQTGYNYVQQPLKTNSNGSYYITIANTNYNLTAVDTSENSYSITYEGKTYVGEKDYMMLLNRVYPMYYITKCSLQDNNSHLHSPIISRLAEMYLNMAEAYAKKGDYHNALTNLNTIRERSIVGGSYTSLNKTNAAQLIDEERQLELAFEAQRGYDVYRNGQTMTRHYPGPHESMDDIPATSLRVVQYIPQSEINAYEGTLTQNP from the coding sequence ATGAAAAAAATATTCACACTATTTATTATTATCAGTTTTCTAGTTTCATGCGATTTAGAAAGAGAACCAAACGACTCTTACACAAAAGATAAAATCATGAAGGATCGAGAAGCCGCTGTCGAAGTACTTCTAAACGGATGTTATGCTCAACTCAAGAATTGGTCGGATATAATGCATTCTGCGGGGGAATATCCTAGTGACAATATAATGATTAGAGGAACTTCAACAGGAGTTTCATTCTCATTCATTTCATATCAACACATTCCTAATAATGGAAGTTTATCTGCATTTTGGAACAACAGTTATAAAATTATTTCACAATCAAGTGATTTAATGAAAATGGTTTCAGAGGGGGAAAATCTTAAGATGGATCAAAAATTAGGCGAAATGTATTATTTAAGAGGAACTATCTATTTTTATTTATGTCGCATTTATGGTAGGCCTTATTCTCAATCTCCAGAAACTAATTTAGGGGTACCAATTATAAATGGAATGCCTGAAGATGTCAACAATATTAACCTACCTGACAGAGCTACTGTTAAAGCAACGTATGAGCAAGCCATAAACGATCTTAAAAAAGGGGAAGCTTTAATGAATGAAAACAGAACCGCCGCTTATGCCACCAAACAAGCTGCACAAGCAATGTTATCAAGAATTTATTTGTACATGAGTGGCACTTATGAAACTCCTAATCAAGAATATGCTGATTTATCTATTGAATACGCTAATAAAGTAATTTCTAGTGGCCGCTACAATTTACTTAGCAGAGCTAATTTTATGAAATACAATACTTTTGCTCCTGACGCAAGCGGACAAACTGAAACTATTTTTGCCATTAAGCGTGTAGCGTCAGAATATTCAGGTAGTGACTACTATAATAGCATTGGTGGTATGTATGCCAACATACAAGGACAAGGTTGGGGAGAAATGTATGCTAGCGCAAAATACCTAGACTTATTGCGTAAATCTGGTTTAAAGAAAGATGCTAGATGGGCTTTTATTGATCCTCAATACACATTAGATGGCTCCAATAATAAAACAACCGCTTTCCGTTTTGTTGTAGATGTTTTTAATACTGCAGGTCAACAAACTGGATACAACTATGTACAACAACCACTTAAAACAAATTCTAACGGATCTTATTACATTACTATAGCTAATACAAATTATAATCTTACTGCAGTTGATACTAGTGAAAATAGCTACTCTATTACTTATGAAGGAAAAACATATGTGGGTGAAAAAGATTATATGATGTTATTAAACCGTGTTTATCCAATGTACTACATTACAAAATGCTCATTACAAGACAATAACTCTCACTTACACTCTCCTATTATCTCAAGATTAGCTGAAATGTATTTAAACATGGCTGAAGCTTATGCAAAAAAAGGAGATTATCATAATGCACTAACAAACTTAAATACAATTAGAGAAAGATCAATTGTAGGCGGTAGCTATACCTCTTTAAATAAAACAAATGCTGCACAACTTATTGATGAAGAGCGCCAATTAGAACTTGCTTTTGAAGCTCAACGTGGCTATGATGTATACAGAAATGGACAAACAATGACACGCCACTATCCTGGTCCTCATGAGTCAATGGACGATATCCCTGCAACAAGCTTAAGAGTAGTGCAATATATTCCTCAATCAGAAATTAATGCTTACGAAGGAACTTTAACTCAAAATCCATAA
- a CDS encoding SusC/RagA family TonB-linked outer membrane protein — translation MKLLIKKKPRDLWSPSRKEIKLTILSLFALTFQISTAAPSKSTSLKTIDLALVKKIVKGKVTDATGLPLPGVNVLIKGTTIGVQTDYNGEFAIEVEDNQTILVISYMGMQDEEVTIGKGPIVVTLKEVGQVMDEVVIVGYSKIKKESLTGALQTINNKKLIDATTPSVENLLSGKATGVYVSSGSGQPGDVGKIVIRGKTTVNGSTDPLWVVDGVIVGSGSGNVNPADIETLTVLKDAASTAVYGSQGANGVIIVTTKSGKSGKATINASIKTAATTLNTGNFDIMNGAELYDLYDSFSNKQLFNTAWWWTPELRNKNFDWWKKATNTGIARDFNLSINGGSDVFKSYVSLGVYDETGAIKGYDYTRYNLLLKFSYKVNNWLTIRPQANITRNETFDQQHSVGAMYANMPWDSPYLPDGTLVGNQPNPTWVNTTGSNYLYDLQWNYGESEAYSARTNLSFDAKINSWLTFTSTNNYTFSNSNSMYYTDPRSSGGLAVKGRIQNNTNSYNRFYTNQLLAANKTFGAHSINAIAAYEWDEYKGKNTEGIATGIPPGFIVPDAATVPEKVRGGRSEWAVQSLLTNINYTYDDRYMAQFSIRRDGASNFGENARYGNFFSISGGWNIHKEKFFKADYINNLKLRASYGSVGNRPTSLYPHLPLYSVSTGYNENPGAIISQLGNPDLSWEKTFTTGFGLDVSFLNRINLTLDYYDKDTSDLLYQVPLPGVIGVTSIWRNVGAVNNKGFEASLNVDIIKNENWKWNVDVNIGTNKNKVTNLYGTKQEIIVGDGTGISGSASKLLKPGMDVDTWYLPEWAGVNSDNGQPQWYKTDTKTGERVLTSSYGEASKNPIAAGSYTPSYFGGFSTTLNYKNFDFGATFTYSVGGEIYNYARAEFDSDGAYTDRNQMNLQSGWSRWEKPGDIATHPQAIYGNKSQSNKASTRFLEDASYLKLRSVSFGYNVSIERLNISNLRIFVTGENLFTLTDFSGVDPEIPPRNNMITGVSTSVYPQTRRFVLGFNLTL, via the coding sequence ATGAAATTATTAATTAAAAAAAAGCCTAGAGACTTATGGTCGCCATCTAGGAAGGAAATCAAATTAACAATTCTGTCATTGTTCGCTTTGACTTTTCAAATTTCAACAGCTGCTCCATCAAAATCAACTAGTTTAAAGACAATTGATTTAGCACTTGTAAAAAAAATAGTAAAAGGAAAAGTAACCGATGCTACTGGACTACCTCTTCCGGGAGTAAACGTCCTAATTAAAGGAACTACCATTGGGGTGCAGACAGATTACAATGGTGAGTTTGCCATTGAAGTTGAAGATAACCAAACTATATTGGTTATTTCTTATATGGGAATGCAAGATGAAGAAGTGACAATCGGAAAAGGGCCTATTGTTGTTACTCTTAAAGAAGTAGGACAAGTAATGGACGAAGTGGTTATTGTAGGTTACAGTAAAATTAAAAAAGAAAGTCTTACTGGTGCTTTACAAACCATTAATAATAAAAAACTAATTGACGCTACTACTCCATCGGTAGAAAATTTACTTTCTGGTAAAGCAACTGGAGTATACGTAAGTTCTGGTAGCGGGCAACCTGGTGATGTTGGTAAAATAGTAATTCGTGGAAAAACTACAGTTAACGGTAGCACTGACCCTCTATGGGTTGTTGATGGTGTTATTGTAGGTAGCGGTTCAGGAAATGTGAATCCAGCTGATATCGAAACTTTAACGGTTCTTAAAGATGCCGCATCTACTGCTGTATATGGTTCTCAGGGAGCAAACGGTGTAATTATTGTTACTACAAAAAGTGGTAAAAGTGGTAAAGCAACTATTAATGCTTCTATCAAAACCGCAGCTACAACTTTAAATACAGGGAATTTTGATATTATGAACGGAGCAGAATTATATGACCTATATGATTCTTTCTCAAACAAGCAACTTTTTAATACTGCATGGTGGTGGACTCCAGAATTGAGAAATAAAAATTTCGACTGGTGGAAAAAAGCTACAAACACGGGTATTGCTAGAGACTTTAACCTATCAATTAATGGTGGTAGCGATGTTTTTAAAAGCTATGTTTCTCTTGGAGTATATGATGAAACTGGTGCAATAAAAGGATATGACTACACACGTTATAACTTACTTCTTAAATTTAGTTACAAAGTAAATAATTGGTTAACGATACGTCCTCAAGCTAATATTACGCGTAACGAAACATTTGATCAACAACATTCTGTAGGTGCTATGTATGCCAATATGCCTTGGGATAGTCCTTATCTTCCTGATGGAACTTTAGTAGGAAACCAACCTAATCCAACTTGGGTAAATACAACAGGTTCTAACTATTTATATGATTTGCAATGGAATTATGGAGAATCTGAAGCATATAGCGCAAGAACAAACCTAAGCTTTGATGCAAAGATAAATAGCTGGTTAACATTTACTTCTACAAATAACTATACGTTTTCAAACTCTAATTCAATGTACTATACTGATCCTAGATCATCTGGAGGATTAGCAGTTAAAGGAAGAATTCAAAATAACACAAACAGCTATAATCGATTCTATACAAATCAATTATTAGCTGCTAATAAAACATTTGGAGCACACTCTATAAATGCTATTGCTGCTTACGAATGGGATGAGTATAAAGGTAAAAATACGGAAGGTATTGCAACTGGAATACCTCCTGGATTTATTGTTCCAGATGCTGCAACTGTTCCAGAAAAAGTTCGTGGAGGAAGGTCAGAATGGGCTGTACAATCTTTGTTAACCAATATCAATTATACTTATGATGATAGGTATATGGCGCAATTTTCTATTCGTCGAGATGGAGCTTCTAATTTTGGAGAGAATGCTAGATATGGAAATTTCTTTTCTATAAGTGGTGGTTGGAATATTCACAAAGAAAAATTCTTTAAAGCGGATTATATCAATAACTTAAAACTTAGAGCAAGTTATGGTTCTGTAGGTAACAGACCAACAAGCTTATATCCTCACTTGCCATTATATTCTGTATCGACTGGATATAATGAAAACCCAGGTGCAATTATCTCTCAATTAGGAAACCCAGATTTAAGTTGGGAAAAAACTTTTACAACAGGCTTTGGTTTAGATGTAAGCTTTTTAAACAGAATTAATTTAACATTAGATTATTACGATAAAGACACATCTGATTTATTATATCAAGTTCCGTTACCTGGAGTAATTGGGGTGACTAGTATTTGGAGAAATGTTGGAGCTGTTAATAATAAAGGTTTCGAAGCGTCTCTTAATGTAGATATTATTAAAAATGAAAACTGGAAATGGAATGTAGATGTGAACATCGGAACAAATAAAAATAAAGTAACAAATCTTTACGGAACAAAACAAGAAATTATTGTTGGTGATGGAACTGGTATTTCTGGTTCAGCATCTAAATTATTAAAACCCGGAATGGATGTAGATACTTGGTACCTTCCTGAATGGGCAGGAGTAAATTCTGATAACGGACAACCACAATGGTATAAAACTGACACAAAAACAGGAGAACGCGTTTTAACTTCAAGCTACGGCGAAGCATCGAAAAATCCTATTGCAGCGGGATCATACACTCCGTCTTATTTCGGAGGATTTTCGACTACTTTAAATTATAAAAATTTCGACTTTGGAGCAACATTCACATACTCTGTAGGTGGTGAGATTTATAACTATGCTCGTGCAGAGTTTGATTCAGATGGAGCTTATACAGACCGTAACCAAATGAATCTTCAAAGCGGATGGAGCCGTTGGGAAAAACCAGGCGATATTGCTACTCATCCACAAGCTATTTATGGTAACAAAAGTCAATCAAACAAAGCGTCAACACGTTTCTTAGAAGATGCGTCATACCTAAAATTAAGAAGTGTATCATTTGGATATAATGTATCTATTGAACGCTTGAATATATCAAATTTGAGAATATTTGTAACAGGAGAAAACCTTTTTACATTAACCGATTTCTCAGGTGTTGACCCAGAGATACCGCCGAGAAACAATATGATTACAGGAGTTTCTACCTCTGTATATCCTCAAACTCGCCGATTTGTATTAGGTTTTAATCTTACTCTTTAA
- a CDS encoding DUF3472 domain-containing protein, with product MKYFKIIFSFLTLVFLSTNVLAQESKNEIILPLGGNAFSSNTLEKNNTVTDNGIENWTNPKEYFTVYFRVSTPGLVRISTDENVSVQGKSTLEFGINKEFKKIEFDQSNKKPIVIGEWKIVDTGYVALKIKGFSKTQNSFPSISKLFISGTALQGKVAYVPNNDDNFFHWGRRGPSVHLNYEVPEKVNVQWYYNEITVPVNEDKIGSYYMANGFGEGYFGIQVNSETERRVLFSVWSPFVTDDPKSIPESHKIKMLKKGENVKTGEFGNEGSGGQSYLKYNWKAGNTYKFLLNGVPQNDNSTTYTAYFYAPEQKKWMLIASFNRPQTNTYLKRFHSFLENFVPQQGNKSRKVLFNNQWYCDDKGVWKEVGAATFTVDNTGRKGYRMDYSGGVEKGFFFLKDGGFFNQYTKAKTKFTKPLNHKMPSINFSTLP from the coding sequence ATGAAATATTTTAAAATTATTTTCTCTTTCCTAACATTGGTATTTTTAAGTACGAATGTATTAGCACAAGAATCAAAAAACGAAATTATTTTGCCTCTAGGTGGCAATGCTTTCAGTTCTAATACTCTTGAGAAAAACAATACTGTAACCGATAATGGAATAGAAAACTGGACTAACCCTAAAGAATATTTTACGGTTTATTTTAGAGTTTCAACTCCGGGATTAGTCCGAATTTCTACAGATGAAAATGTATCTGTTCAAGGAAAATCTACATTAGAATTTGGCATTAATAAAGAATTCAAAAAAATCGAATTTGACCAATCTAATAAAAAGCCTATTGTAATAGGTGAATGGAAAATTGTTGACACAGGATATGTAGCTTTAAAAATAAAAGGATTTTCTAAAACACAAAATAGCTTTCCTTCTATTTCTAAATTATTCATTAGTGGAACAGCGCTTCAAGGAAAGGTAGCCTACGTACCAAATAATGATGATAATTTTTTCCATTGGGGTCGCAGAGGTCCTTCGGTGCATTTAAATTACGAGGTTCCTGAAAAAGTAAATGTGCAATGGTACTACAATGAAATCACTGTTCCTGTAAACGAAGACAAAATAGGGTCTTATTATATGGCAAATGGTTTTGGCGAAGGTTATTTTGGAATTCAAGTAAACTCTGAAACGGAACGTCGCGTATTATTTTCTGTTTGGAGTCCTTTTGTAACTGATGACCCTAAAAGCATTCCTGAATCGCATAAAATTAAAATGCTTAAAAAAGGTGAAAATGTAAAAACTGGTGAGTTTGGAAATGAAGGTTCTGGTGGACAAAGCTATTTAAAATACAACTGGAAAGCTGGAAACACTTATAAATTCTTGCTGAATGGAGTTCCTCAAAACGACAACTCAACTACATACACTGCTTACTTTTATGCGCCTGAACAAAAAAAATGGATGTTAATTGCTAGTTTTAATCGACCACAAACTAACACCTACCTAAAAAGATTTCATTCTTTCTTAGAAAATTTCGTTCCACAACAAGGAAATAAATCCCGCAAAGTTTTATTTAACAATCAATGGTATTGTGATGATAAAGGCGTTTGGAAAGAAGTAGGCGCTGCCACTTTTACCGTAGATAATACTGGTAGAAAAGGATATAGAATGGATTATTCTGGTGGTGTCGAAAAAGGTTTTTTCTTTTTAAAAGATGGCGGTTTCTTTAATCAATATACAAAAGCAAAAACCAAGTTCACAAAACCATTAAATCATAAAATGCCAAGTATAAATTTTAGTACTTTGCCATAA